In one window of Pseudobythopirellula maris DNA:
- a CDS encoding AraC family transcriptional regulator: MESIKEIALAFPRGAHQELFIEGVLRYAREQDRNWSYITAPESLSFSVLDLVGWPGDGILAAINTEKEAACAHEMKLPIVNMSSALAVPGIPRITLDNMAIGRLAADHLVSKGFRHFAFYGLERVEYSRLRKQGFAERLAESECSTVEFLAEPTFGTQGAAWLKQYQALAGWLKQLTTPCGLFAVSDYRARQVLDACRQAELKVPEAVAVIGVDNEQVICEHAHPSLTSVARNDQMEGYRAAALLDQMMRGETAPASDEVIPPMQVVERESTTTFAVTDSRLRSALDYLHTHLGEPVTIDELTDHAGVSRRWLEYAFRDALGETPYQYLRRQRLERAKRMLVKERNDKIYQIAHRTGFSSAKQLTTAFQQEYGMSPREYRRTTQK, from the coding sequence GTGGAAAGCATCAAAGAAATCGCCCTCGCGTTCCCGCGTGGCGCCCACCAGGAGCTGTTCATCGAGGGCGTGCTCCGCTACGCCCGTGAGCAAGACCGCAACTGGTCGTACATCACCGCGCCGGAGTCGCTCTCCTTCTCGGTGCTCGACCTGGTCGGCTGGCCCGGCGACGGCATCCTGGCGGCGATCAACACCGAGAAGGAGGCCGCCTGCGCCCACGAGATGAAGCTGCCGATCGTCAATATGTCGAGCGCGTTGGCGGTTCCCGGCATCCCGCGGATCACGCTGGACAACATGGCGATCGGCCGCCTGGCCGCCGACCACTTGGTGAGCAAGGGCTTCCGCCACTTCGCGTTCTACGGGCTCGAGCGGGTCGAGTACTCGCGGCTGCGCAAGCAAGGATTCGCCGAAAGGCTGGCCGAGTCCGAGTGCAGCACGGTCGAGTTCCTCGCCGAGCCGACGTTCGGCACGCAGGGCGCCGCCTGGCTCAAGCAGTACCAAGCGCTCGCCGGTTGGCTCAAGCAACTCACCACGCCGTGCGGGCTGTTCGCGGTGTCGGACTACCGGGCGCGGCAAGTGCTCGACGCCTGCCGGCAGGCCGAGCTCAAGGTGCCCGAGGCGGTGGCGGTGATCGGCGTCGACAACGAGCAGGTGATCTGCGAGCACGCCCACCCGTCGCTCACGAGCGTGGCCCGCAACGATCAAATGGAAGGCTACCGGGCGGCGGCGCTCCTCGACCAGATGATGCGGGGCGAGACGGCCCCCGCCTCCGACGAGGTGATCCCGCCGATGCAGGTCGTCGAGCGAGAATCGACCACCACGTTCGCCGTGACCGACAGCCGGCTGCGGAGCGCCCTCGACTACCTGCACACGCACCTCGGCGAGCCGGTCACCATCGACGAGCTCACCGACCACGCCGGCGTTTCGCGCCGCTGGCTCGAATACGCCTTCCGCGACGCCCTGGGCGAGACCCCCTACCAATACCTCAGGCGGCAGCGGCTCGAGCGGGCCAAGCGGATGCTCGTGAAAGAACGCAACGACAAGATCTATCAGATCGCCCACCGCACCGGCTTCTCGTCGGCCAAGCAGCTCACGACCGCCTTCCAACAGGAATACGGCATGAGCCCCCGCGAGTACCGCCGCACGACGCAGAAATAG
- a CDS encoding DUF2752 domain-containing protein: MSDPPNQADCVDPALGLVQLTPVPSDEPARLIPTERVRRHRFMLWLSLGVIAAAFALRVDADGLGVGPQGMPGARLPELCGSRLMLGAECPGCGLTRSFIALAHGDLHGSLAYHRVGWVLALAVLLQPPYRLLSLRYEASDAEPTWPSWFGWGLIGLLIGNWLVGDWLASL, translated from the coding sequence ATGAGCGATCCCCCCAATCAAGCCGACTGCGTCGACCCGGCCCTGGGGCTCGTTCAGCTCACACCCGTCCCGTCGGACGAACCCGCCCGGCTGATTCCCACCGAGCGGGTCAGGCGGCATCGGTTCATGCTGTGGCTCTCGCTGGGCGTCATCGCGGCGGCCTTCGCCTTGCGTGTCGACGCCGACGGTCTTGGCGTGGGGCCGCAGGGCATGCCCGGCGCGCGGCTGCCCGAGTTGTGCGGCAGCCGGCTGATGCTGGGCGCCGAGTGCCCCGGCTGCGGCCTGACGCGCAGCTTCATCGCGCTGGCCCACGGCGACCTGCACGGTTCGCTCGCCTACCACCGTGTCGGCTGGGTGCTCGCGCTCGCCGTGCTGTTGCAGCCGCCCTACCGCCTGCTCTCGCTGCGATACGAGGCGAGCGACGCCGAGCCGACGTGGCCGTCTTGGTTCGGCTGGGGGCTCATTGGGCTGCTCATCGGCAACTGGCTTGTCGGCGATTGGCTCGCCAGTCTTTAG
- a CDS encoding ATP-binding protein translates to MKPPTASPPARHITVGRKISLGFAIVLALHVSIAVLSHQGLTKADGDRARINALREQVTLFYEINRIVGEVRHNVSLFVHNGFAGPERRAMELFDRLETLLAEAEQVNLFNREAASLVAMRSHVETHREILEAVVADRANRDQILHAGLKSQRDELLAGLAALRELRPDDTLTNAVRAELRLAELSVMRFVNDPDSSHVRDAVTHLKEARRRIAAAAAGASGAQARLLDELIRATHGYRERIIQLVQATRGYLHLTNVVLAGEEQEFLYHARKIQTAHAEGARALSESMLSSSVRYQRASNWFSLVTIVLGVLAAWMIKRDIAPTLQSIAATFERLTRGEECGAIPGAERSDELGELAAAAQVFKEKAAETTRLLRESETAKAELNTLNGQLAEQTAIAEQMATEATAATRSKSEFLANMSHEIRTPMTAILGFTTILEECDDPDQHRDAVGTIRRNGEHLLGVINDILDLSKVEAGKLTVSLAPVDPRTLLLEAIGLMQVKADGAGVSLSMTIDSPLPRKIASDAVRLRQVLLNLIGNAIKFTEAGGVSVNAGYDEISEGFGTLRVDIVDSGIGIHEEQQALLFQPFSQADNSMQRDFGGTGLGLAISKRLAEMLGGDVRLVSSSPGEGSHFRLTIDATCVPGSADQGPLAPVAATQNAAVSLESTDANPGSLVKKRVLIAEDGPDNQRFLRFVLERAGAEVRIVENGLIATETLLASDDQEEAYDCVLMDMQMPVCDGYEATRLLREAGYRRPIVALTAHAMDSDRQKCLDAGCDDFQTKPVDPAKLLSVVAAWAQRAESPLHMHA, encoded by the coding sequence ATGAAACCCCCCACAGCCAGCCCGCCCGCACGCCACATCACCGTAGGGAGAAAGATCTCTCTCGGCTTCGCGATCGTGCTCGCGCTGCACGTGTCGATCGCCGTGCTCAGCCACCAAGGCCTCACCAAGGCCGACGGCGACCGGGCGCGGATCAACGCCCTGCGGGAGCAGGTCACGCTGTTCTACGAGATCAACCGCATCGTGGGCGAGGTGCGCCACAACGTGTCGTTGTTCGTCCACAACGGATTCGCGGGGCCCGAGCGTCGCGCGATGGAGCTCTTCGACCGGCTCGAGACGCTGCTGGCCGAGGCCGAGCAGGTGAACCTGTTCAATCGAGAGGCGGCTTCGCTCGTGGCCATGCGGAGCCACGTCGAGACCCACCGCGAGATCCTCGAGGCGGTGGTCGCGGACCGCGCCAACCGCGACCAGATCTTGCACGCCGGCCTCAAGTCGCAGAGAGACGAGCTGCTCGCCGGACTCGCCGCGCTCAGAGAGCTCCGTCCGGACGACACGCTGACGAACGCGGTGCGCGCGGAGCTGCGGCTAGCGGAGTTGTCCGTCATGCGCTTCGTGAACGACCCCGATTCGTCGCACGTGCGCGACGCGGTCACGCACCTGAAAGAGGCCCGCCGGCGGATCGCCGCCGCGGCGGCCGGAGCGAGCGGCGCGCAGGCCCGACTGCTCGACGAACTCATACGGGCGACACACGGTTACCGCGAGCGGATCATCCAGCTCGTGCAAGCGACGCGCGGCTACCTGCACCTGACGAACGTGGTGCTGGCGGGCGAGGAGCAGGAGTTCTTGTACCACGCTCGCAAGATCCAGACCGCCCACGCCGAGGGGGCCCGGGCGCTCTCCGAGAGCATGCTCTCGAGCAGCGTGCGTTACCAACGCGCCAGCAACTGGTTCTCGCTCGTGACGATCGTGCTGGGGGTGCTCGCCGCCTGGATGATCAAACGCGACATCGCCCCCACCCTGCAGTCGATCGCCGCCACCTTTGAACGGCTGACCCGCGGCGAAGAGTGCGGCGCGATCCCGGGCGCCGAACGCTCCGACGAGCTCGGCGAGTTGGCGGCGGCCGCCCAGGTGTTCAAGGAGAAGGCCGCCGAGACCACACGGCTGCTCCGCGAGTCCGAGACCGCCAAGGCCGAGCTCAACACGCTCAACGGCCAGCTGGCCGAGCAGACCGCCATCGCCGAGCAAATGGCGACCGAGGCGACCGCGGCCACCAGGAGCAAGAGCGAGTTCCTGGCCAACATGAGCCACGAGATCCGCACCCCGATGACCGCGATCCTGGGGTTCACCACGATCCTCGAGGAGTGCGACGACCCCGACCAGCACCGCGACGCCGTCGGCACGATCCGACGCAACGGCGAGCACCTGCTCGGCGTGATCAACGACATCCTCGACCTCTCGAAGGTAGAGGCGGGCAAGCTCACCGTCTCGCTCGCCCCGGTCGATCCCCGCACGCTGCTGCTCGAGGCGATCGGGCTGATGCAGGTCAAGGCCGACGGCGCCGGCGTGTCGCTGAGCATGACGATCGACTCGCCCCTGCCGCGCAAGATCGCGTCGGACGCGGTGCGCCTCCGCCAGGTGCTGCTGAACCTGATCGGCAACGCGATCAAATTCACCGAGGCGGGCGGGGTGAGCGTCAACGCGGGCTACGACGAGATCTCCGAGGGTTTCGGCACGCTGCGCGTCGACATCGTCGATTCCGGCATCGGCATCCATGAGGAGCAGCAGGCGTTGCTCTTCCAGCCTTTCTCGCAAGCCGACAACTCGATGCAACGCGACTTCGGCGGCACCGGTCTCGGTCTGGCGATCAGCAAAAGGCTTGCCGAGATGCTCGGCGGCGACGTGCGGCTCGTCTCTTCGTCGCCCGGCGAGGGGAGCCATTTCCGCCTCACGATCGACGCGACATGTGTCCCCGGTTCGGCCGACCAGGGCCCCTTGGCGCCGGTCGCCGCGACGCAGAACGCGGCGGTCTCGCTCGAGAGCACCGACGCCAATCCCGGCTCGCTGGTCAAAAAACGGGTGCTGATTGCCGAGGACGGCCCCGACAACCAGCGGTTCTTGCGTTTTGTCCTTGAGCGGGCTGGCGCCGAGGTCCGGATCGTGGAGAACGGCCTGATCGCCACCGAAACGCTGCTCGCCAGCGATGATCAGGAAGAGGCCTACGACTGTGTGCTGATGGACATGCAGATGCCCGTGTGCGACGGCTACGAGGCGACCCGGTTGCTGCGCGAGGCCGGCTACCGGCGCCCGATTGTCGCGCTGACCGCGCACGCGATGGACAGCGACCGCCAGAAGTGTTTAGACGCCGGTTGCGACGACTTCCAGACCAAGCCGGTCGATCCGGCAAAGCTCCTGTCGGTTGTCGCCGCATGGGCGCAGCGGGCCGAATCGCCGCTGCACATGCACGCCTGA
- a CDS encoding FHA domain-containing protein → MTDSIRIESTDLQTPEVEEYVETQNYLQRSIGAVDDQPWIIRLVYANWFYLAICSMAGALAGWAILEPWYDDNSEAEIDVVGILLFPVVAAFVGLFLGAAEGIICRNPFRALKCGVVGMGVGFVGGFVALIPTSIVFGISSTLAVSLWDNPAENTMPTGIALLVLMMGRSVAWAIAAIPGGMGQGIALKERKVIINGVVGALLGGLVGGLLFDPISLILLTEDGQATYSRAVGFAAIGGSVGLFVGLVEGWTKTAWLLMRKGPLAGKQFILFKDTTVLGSSPKADVYLFKDDAIEPRHAQIINRGGRFEIEDCDTPDGTYVNGVMVRRHVLQNGDQIVLGKTLLEFSVTEAKQT, encoded by the coding sequence GTGACCGACTCGATCCGCATCGAATCGACCGACCTGCAAACGCCGGAGGTGGAGGAGTACGTCGAAACCCAGAATTACCTGCAACGCAGCATCGGCGCGGTCGATGATCAGCCCTGGATCATCCGGCTGGTCTACGCCAACTGGTTTTACCTGGCGATCTGCTCGATGGCGGGCGCCCTGGCCGGCTGGGCCATCTTGGAGCCATGGTACGACGACAACTCCGAGGCCGAGATCGATGTCGTCGGCATCCTTTTGTTCCCGGTGGTCGCCGCCTTCGTCGGTCTGTTTCTTGGGGCGGCCGAGGGGATCATCTGCCGCAACCCGTTCCGGGCGCTCAAGTGCGGCGTGGTCGGGATGGGTGTCGGCTTTGTCGGCGGCTTCGTGGCGCTGATCCCGACCTCGATCGTTTTCGGCATCTCGTCAACGTTGGCTGTCAGCCTTTGGGACAACCCGGCCGAGAACACGATGCCAACAGGTATCGCGTTGCTGGTGCTGATGATGGGCCGCTCCGTGGCGTGGGCCATCGCCGCCATCCCGGGCGGCATGGGCCAAGGGATCGCGCTAAAGGAGCGCAAGGTCATCATCAACGGCGTGGTCGGCGCCTTGCTGGGGGGCTTGGTCGGCGGCCTGTTGTTCGACCCGATTAGCCTGATCCTCTTGACCGAGGACGGCCAAGCGACCTACAGCCGGGCGGTCGGCTTCGCCGCGATCGGCGGCTCGGTCGGGCTGTTCGTCGGGTTGGTCGAGGGCTGGACCAAGACCGCCTGGCTCTTGATGCGCAAGGGCCCGCTCGCCGGCAAGCAGTTCATCCTCTTCAAAGACACCACCGTGCTGGGCAGCTCTCCCAAGGCGGACGTTTACCTGTTCAAAGACGACGCCATCGAGCCGCGCCACGCCCAGATCATCAACCGCGGCGGCCGGTTCGAGATCGAGGACTGCGACACGCCCGACGGCACCTACGTGAACGGCGTGATGGTCCGTCGCCACGTGTTGCAGAACGGCGACCAGATCGTGCTCGGCAAGACGCTGCTCGAGTTCTCGGTGACCGAAGCCAAACAAACCTGA
- a CDS encoding trypsin-like peptidase domain-containing protein, translating into MTSRTYNAGQREAGAVCPHCGTAVRLDEPVAVCDSCGEVHHDTCWQLRHKCGSYECAAPSGAVAGGAGAVISISSEDLASAQPLPPRSQASTAGDEASPRSARDGWNRTAIWAFVVALLGVPLFGLVTGLIAIVVACIALVGHVSGRRGAGLAVFAIVLGLADVVGWSVGLAYFIDTPHGAVALNDLDIDAASFDDLPEHLARAMLANVMVHSVGYLGQSGMGSGVVLSISEGSAYIVTNRHVVDHRYASSPDAPPKDADSLGKSIQITTLEHKSVPGTVEWLAPHGIDLAIVSAPVFGEEVRAARWDLAATPRIGDNVFAVGNPHGFGWTHSAGDISQVRRQEKEGYRFRIFQTTAAINPGNSGGGLYDADGRLIGINTMTGDKRFAEGLGFSIALPTLLELAPRSFGLPDSKPRATATTNETETKP; encoded by the coding sequence ATGACCTCGCGCACCTACAACGCCGGCCAACGAGAAGCCGGGGCCGTGTGCCCCCACTGCGGAACGGCCGTCCGTCTGGACGAACCGGTCGCGGTGTGCGACAGCTGCGGCGAGGTGCACCACGACACCTGCTGGCAGTTGCGCCACAAGTGCGGCTCCTACGAGTGCGCGGCGCCGAGCGGCGCCGTGGCCGGCGGAGCGGGCGCGGTGATCTCGATCTCGAGCGAGGACCTCGCCTCGGCCCAGCCGCTGCCGCCGCGCTCGCAGGCCTCGACCGCGGGCGACGAGGCGTCGCCCCGTTCGGCGCGCGACGGCTGGAACCGGACCGCCATCTGGGCGTTCGTCGTGGCCCTTCTGGGCGTGCCGCTGTTCGGGCTGGTGACCGGCTTGATCGCGATCGTGGTCGCTTGCATCGCGCTGGTGGGCCACGTCTCCGGACGCCGCGGCGCGGGCCTCGCCGTCTTCGCCATCGTGCTGGGGCTCGCCGACGTGGTCGGCTGGTCGGTCGGGCTCGCCTACTTCATCGACACTCCGCACGGCGCCGTGGCGCTCAACGACTTGGACATCGACGCCGCCTCGTTCGACGACCTACCGGAGCACCTGGCGCGGGCCATGCTGGCCAACGTGATGGTCCACTCGGTCGGCTACCTCGGGCAGAGCGGCATGGGGTCGGGCGTCGTGCTGTCGATCAGCGAGGGATCGGCCTACATCGTCACGAACCGCCACGTGGTCGACCACCGCTACGCCTCCAGCCCCGACGCCCCGCCCAAGGACGCCGACTCACTCGGCAAGTCGATCCAGATCACCACGCTCGAACACAAGTCGGTCCCCGGCACGGTCGAGTGGCTGGCGCCGCACGGCATCGACTTGGCGATCGTCTCCGCGCCGGTGTTCGGCGAGGAGGTGCGGGCGGCCCGCTGGGACCTCGCCGCCACGCCCCGGATCGGCGACAACGTCTTCGCCGTTGGCAACCCGCACGGCTTTGGTTGGACCCACTCGGCGGGCGACATCTCGCAGGTCAGGCGGCAAGAGAAAGAGGGCTACCGGTTCCGCATCTTCCAGACCACCGCCGCGATCAACCCGGGCAACAGCGGAGGCGGGCTGTACGACGCCGACGGGCGGCTGATCGGCATCAACACCATGACGGGCGACAAACGCTTCGCCGAGGGGCTCGGGTTCTCGATCGCGTTGCCCACGCTGCTCGAGTTGGCCCCCCGCAGCTTCGGGCTCCCCGACAGCAAGCCGAGAGCAACCGCGACGACCAACGAGACCGAGACGAAACCATGA
- a CDS encoding ubiquitin-conjugating enzyme E2: protein MSAVRLRRLTADHAQIQEYTRRHARVRLIQAAGDPPERYQLEYRVRSLRMNGGELGEADTHLVEIHLPLNYPRTPPQCRMLSPVFHPNIAPHAICVGDHWSAGESLQSLVMRIGEMLAYQSYNTKSPLNGEAARWVDQNKHRLPLDPVSMLVEEQTPAASPTPAVAAAAMAPPPPAAAPGPPAGAAPQGETAAAGIPGESAEPVAVKCPKCDARYNLDPRLRGRRVRCKSCEGLIVVPAA from the coding sequence ATGAGCGCCGTGCGACTCCGTCGGCTGACAGCCGATCACGCCCAAATCCAAGAGTACACTCGCCGGCACGCCCGCGTGCGTTTGATCCAGGCCGCAGGCGATCCGCCGGAGCGCTACCAGCTGGAGTACCGCGTGCGCAGCCTGCGGATGAACGGCGGCGAGTTGGGCGAGGCCGACACGCACTTGGTCGAGATCCACTTGCCGCTGAACTACCCGCGCACGCCGCCGCAGTGCCGCATGCTCTCGCCGGTGTTCCACCCGAACATCGCGCCACACGCCATCTGCGTGGGCGACCACTGGAGCGCGGGCGAGTCGCTGCAATCGCTGGTGATGCGCATCGGCGAGATGCTCGCCTACCAGAGCTACAACACCAAGAGCCCGCTCAACGGCGAAGCGGCCCGCTGGGTCGACCAGAACAAACACCGCCTGCCGCTCGACCCGGTGAGCATGCTCGTCGAAGAGCAAACGCCCGCGGCGTCGCCGACGCCAGCCGTTGCCGCCGCAGCCATGGCGCCGCCACCGCCAGCCGCCGCGCCGGGCCCGCCGGCGGGCGCCGCCCCCCAGGGCGAAACCGCCGCTGCCGGGATCCCGGGCGAGAGTGCCGAGCCGGTCGCCGTGAAATGCCCCAAGTGCGACGCCCGCTACAACCTCGACCCGCGGCTCCGTGGGCGACGCGTGCGGTGCAAAAGCTGCGAAGGGCTCATCGTTGTGCCGGCGGCCTGA
- a CDS encoding RING finger protein has product MTPPTTITCSCGVKIRLPEGADDRALRCPKCKSKIDPAKAPPAVESRPLAAGVSTVCPICQTAVAAGEPVLACPGCQQTHHQECWAEIGGCGTYGCAEAPAVDEGEDAAAQPQSAWGDTKKCPACGEQIKSIALRCRYCHTEFSSVDPLSVSDLKRQAASSMKGVAFRRTIIGVFIASLMGCLAPLMLLVSLIFVVGRRDDLARCDPLIVIMGWASVVLSAVYTLLMLAFLFAEM; this is encoded by the coding sequence ATGACACCTCCGACTACCATCACTTGCTCGTGTGGCGTGAAGATCCGCCTCCCCGAAGGAGCGGACGATCGCGCGCTACGCTGCCCGAAGTGCAAGTCAAAGATCGACCCTGCTAAGGCGCCGCCGGCGGTCGAGTCGCGGCCGCTCGCGGCGGGCGTCTCGACCGTCTGCCCGATCTGCCAGACGGCCGTCGCGGCCGGCGAGCCGGTGCTCGCCTGCCCCGGCTGCCAGCAGACCCACCACCAGGAGTGCTGGGCGGAGATCGGCGGTTGCGGCACCTACGGCTGCGCCGAGGCGCCGGCCGTCGACGAGGGCGAGGACGCCGCCGCCCAGCCGCAGTCGGCCTGGGGCGACACGAAAAAGTGCCCCGCGTGCGGTGAGCAGATCAAGTCGATCGCCCTGAGGTGCCGCTACTGCCACACCGAGTTCAGTTCGGTCGACCCCCTGTCGGTCAGCGACCTGAAACGCCAAGCGGCCAGCAGCATGAAGGGCGTCGCCTTTCGGCGGACCATCATCGGGGTCTTCATCGCGTCGTTGATGGGTTGCTTGGCGCCGCTGATGCTGCTGGTGAGCCTGATTTTTGTCGTGGGGCGCCGCGACGATCTCGCCCGCTGCGACCCGTTGATCGTTATCATGGGGTGGGCCTCGGTCGTCTTGTCGGCCGTCTACACGCTGCTGATGCTCGCCTTCCTGTTCGCCGAAATGTAA
- a CDS encoding ABC transporter substrate-binding protein yields MPTRSRPHQTPRDTDAPSRRRFLGHALGASLGAVAMSPGRLIAQAPAAHIRRPVTLRVMGTDVTMREDLRRQAEKDLGFRIEFLPKGSAAVLQKASTRHDSFDVYEQWSNSIKILWQAGAIQPLDKSRIRRWDEINSLSKTGTLSAGVAVGAGDAPHRLLHVQPDGGLGENPTDRLSFLPYVHNVDSFGYNTNVIPEGRPYETESWGWLLDERSRGRVALVNEPTIGVFDAALAAQAKGLVEFGDIGAITRDEMDRLFEVLIRYKRNGHFSGLWSSVPQSIEFMRSGRVAIESMFSPAVSTLNGLGVPVTYAAPREGYRGWHGVMCLSSKTTGHTRDAAYDYMNWWLEGWAGAYMARQGYYISVPERTREHLSADEWDYWYQGGRARVDLHDADGRVAVPVGSLRRGGSYEERLSRIAVWNTVMDSYEYSLVRWYELLNA; encoded by the coding sequence ATGCCGACCCGATCCCGACCCCATCAGACGCCCCGCGACACCGACGCCCCGAGCAGGCGGCGGTTCTTGGGCCATGCGCTGGGGGCGTCGCTCGGTGCGGTCGCCATGTCGCCCGGCCGGCTCATCGCCCAGGCGCCCGCGGCCCACATCCGCCGCCCGGTCACGCTGCGGGTGATGGGGACCGACGTGACCATGCGCGAAGACCTCCGTCGGCAAGCGGAGAAGGACCTCGGCTTCCGCATCGAGTTCCTGCCCAAGGGGAGCGCAGCCGTCCTGCAGAAGGCGTCGACCCGACACGACTCGTTCGATGTGTACGAGCAATGGTCCAACAGCATCAAGATCTTGTGGCAAGCCGGGGCGATCCAGCCGCTCGACAAGAGCCGCATCCGGCGGTGGGATGAGATCAACTCGCTCTCGAAGACCGGCACGCTCAGCGCGGGGGTGGCCGTTGGCGCGGGCGACGCGCCTCACCGGCTGCTGCACGTGCAGCCCGACGGCGGGCTGGGCGAGAACCCCACCGATCGGCTCAGCTTCCTGCCATACGTCCACAACGTCGACTCGTTCGGCTACAACACGAACGTGATACCCGAGGGACGGCCCTACGAGACAGAGAGCTGGGGGTGGTTGCTCGACGAGCGCAGCCGCGGCCGCGTGGCGCTGGTGAACGAGCCGACGATCGGCGTGTTCGACGCGGCGTTGGCGGCCCAGGCGAAGGGGCTCGTCGAGTTCGGCGACATCGGCGCGATCACCCGCGACGAGATGGACCGCCTCTTCGAGGTGCTGATCCGCTACAAGCGCAACGGCCACTTCAGCGGGCTTTGGAGTTCGGTGCCGCAGTCGATCGAGTTTATGCGGAGCGGCCGGGTGGCGATCGAGAGCATGTTCTCTCCCGCCGTGTCGACTCTCAACGGGCTCGGCGTGCCGGTCACCTACGCCGCCCCGCGCGAGGGCTACCGCGGGTGGCACGGCGTGATGTGCCTGTCGTCCAAGACAACCGGCCACACCCGCGACGCGGCCTACGACTACATGAATTGGTGGCTCGAGGGATGGGCCGGCGCCTACATGGCGCGGCAGGGCTATTACATCTCGGTCCCCGAGCGGACGCGCGAGCACCTCTCGGCCGACGAGTGGGACTACTGGTACCAAGGCGGGCGAGCGCGCGTCGACTTGCACGACGCCGACGGCCGCGTGGCGGTCCCGGTCGGCTCGCTGCGGCGGGGCGGGAGCTACGAGGAGCGTCTCAGCCGGATCGCGGTCTGGAACACGGTGATGGACTCCTACGAGTACAGCCTCGTCCGTTGGTACGAGCTGCTCAACGCGTGA